In Deltaproteobacteria bacterium, the following are encoded in one genomic region:
- a CDS encoding acetyl ornithine aminotransferase family protein, whose translation MAPSTDYPKLLTPLPGPKAQAVLDKDRRFISPSYTRGYPLVIEKGDGVLVTDVDGNVFLDFTSGIAVCNTGHRHPEVVKAVKDQANRFLHMSGTDFYYAIQSELAEKLAGISPGASDRRVFYSNSGAEAIEAALKLVRYHTKRSLIISFFGSFHGRTMGALSLSASKSIHEKGFAPLVPGITHVPYGYCYRCPYNLTHPACDTYCVDWIREDLFKRTMPPEEVAAVFSEPIQGEGGYIVPPASFHEKLQALCREFDILYVADEIQTGMGRTGKMLACEHFGIDPDIFTLAKGIASGMPLGAMIARYDIMDWAPGSHASTFGGNPVSCSAALATIRVLQDGLIQNAETMGAYFKKQLRACQQEFELIGDVRGLGLMLGVELVRDREKKTKAVEERDRLVHACFKRGLLILGCGENSVRFIPGLTVSKTEIDRALSIFAESLKECS comes from the coding sequence ATGGCCCCCTCGACCGATTATCCGAAATTGCTGACACCCCTCCCCGGCCCCAAAGCCCAGGCCGTCCTGGACAAAGACCGGCGGTTCATATCCCCCTCCTACACCCGGGGCTACCCTCTGGTTATCGAAAAAGGCGACGGCGTTCTCGTCACCGATGTGGACGGCAACGTCTTCCTGGACTTTACCTCCGGCATCGCCGTCTGCAATACCGGACACCGGCACCCGGAAGTCGTCAAGGCTGTCAAGGACCAGGCAAATCGTTTCCTCCACATGTCGGGAACCGACTTTTATTACGCCATCCAGTCCGAATTGGCCGAGAAACTTGCCGGGATATCGCCGGGTGCGAGTGATCGGCGCGTGTTCTACAGCAACTCGGGCGCCGAAGCCATCGAAGCCGCCCTGAAGCTGGTGCGCTACCACACAAAACGCTCCCTGATCATCTCTTTTTTCGGCTCGTTCCACGGCAGGACCATGGGCGCCCTCTCCCTTTCGGCCTCCAAATCGATTCACGAAAAAGGGTTCGCCCCGCTGGTGCCCGGCATCACCCATGTCCCCTACGGCTACTGTTACCGTTGCCCCTACAACCTCACCCACCCCGCATGCGACACCTATTGCGTGGACTGGATCAGGGAGGACCTTTTCAAACGAACCATGCCCCCCGAAGAGGTGGCCGCGGTTTTTTCCGAACCGATCCAGGGCGAGGGCGGCTACATCGTTCCACCTGCCAGTTTTCATGAAAAGCTGCAGGCCCTTTGCCGGGAGTTCGATATCCTGTACGTGGCCGACGAGATCCAGACCGGCATGGGCCGAACCGGAAAAATGCTGGCCTGCGAACACTTCGGCATCGACCCGGACATCTTCACCCTGGCCAAGGGCATCGCCTCGGGCATGCCCCTGGGGGCCATGATCGCCCGGTACGACATCATGGACTGGGCGCCCGGATCCCACGCTTCCACCTTCGGCGGCAACCCCGTGAGCTGCTCGGCCGCCCTGGCGACCATCCGGGTCCTGCAGGACGGCCTGATTCAGAATGCCGAAACCATGGGAGCGTATTTTAAAAAGCAGCTGCGGGCCTGTCAGCAGGAATTTGAGTTGATCGGTGATGTGCGCGGCCTCGGGCTGATGCTGGGCGTCGAGCTCGTCAGGGACCGCGAAAAAAAGACCAAGGCCGTCGAGGAAAGGGACAGGCTGGTGCATGCCTGCTTCAAGAGGGGGCTTCTGATTCTGGGGTGCGGGGAAAACAGCGTGCGTTTCATCCCCGGCCTGACCGTTTCCAAAACGGAAATCGACCGGGCCCTGTCCATCTTCGCCGAATCGCTCAAGGAGTGTTCATGA
- the glnE gene encoding bifunctional [glutamate--ammonia ligase]-adenylyl-L-tyrosine phosphorylase/[glutamate--ammonia-ligase] adenylyltransferase, whose product MAISQKTPLPAEIADSAGEKLDACRRAIDAGGRSLDTPLTDLPAVRHVWGFSEFVSRMCTRSPGILVSLVNSGDLETRYGQGEYLWRLEAMEAVAEGNPVPLLQQRLRHFRCREMIRIAWRDLGGLADLDETLTDLSGLADACLEYALAVLYDRQCRTLGVPFSIDGIQQFLVVLGLGKLGGEELNFSSDIDLIFAYDRPGKTSGGQQTITNEDFFVRLCRSLIRTLGESGADGFVFRVDMRLRPDGENGPLVMSFDNMEEYYQRHGREWERYAWIKARVAAGDKQAGKRLIERLKPFVYRRYLDFGIFESLRDMKQKIALEVKRKSMEDDIKLGPGGIREIEFFGQVFQLIRGGVTPGLQDRRIRSVLPTLVHEGYIEQGVCTELIEAYRFLRRTEHRLQEFNDQQTHRLPEGSPARARLALSMEFSDWESFLLRLDRHRGRVQAHFGKLLETERSVAVDCDDDANREELACLWQDLDTGRPALEALAQSGYDVPEEVLNTLVQFKNSPRTRALSYGGRERIDKLIPLLLEGATVSNKPAVIVQRITGLLEAIERRTNYLALLVENPNILEHLIRLADASPWIITFLSRHPVLLDELLDSRRLYSPLDRGRLQQELRETMARIDKDDLEYQIEALCIFRQVNTLKVAAADITEVLPLMKVSDYLSDLAEIIVDHVVNLCWNHLTARHGLPVARMGDATCTRGFAVIAYGKLGGLELGYGSDLDLVFIHAGAGGLTRGEKHPIENSQFFSRLGQRVIHVLTANTPAGKIYDIDMRLRPSGSSGILVSQFEAFETYQAQDAWTWEHQALLRARALAGDGGLIDWFEQTRKKILIRKKDPQKLRREVVEMRKRMRKSLLKYDPGTFDIKQGQGGMVDIEFLVQYLILLHAHDFPELTTYSDNVRQIRALEKAGILNENNAYLLRRAYLVYRATTHRLNLKEASTALSEGTYRNLRRRISDVWSEYLGPDG is encoded by the coding sequence ATGGCTATATCGCAAAAAACACCCCTTCCCGCGGAAATAGCCGACAGCGCCGGAGAAAAACTGGACGCATGCCGGCGGGCCATCGATGCCGGGGGGAGATCCCTCGACACCCCTCTGACCGACCTTCCCGCGGTCCGCCACGTCTGGGGATTCAGCGAATTCGTCTCCAGAATGTGCACCAGGAGCCCCGGCATCCTCGTCAGCCTGGTGAACAGCGGTGATCTCGAGACCCGGTATGGGCAGGGTGAGTACCTGTGGAGGCTGGAGGCTATGGAAGCCGTCGCGGAAGGAAATCCGGTTCCGCTGCTTCAGCAGCGCCTGCGGCACTTCAGGTGCCGGGAGATGATCCGCATCGCCTGGCGGGACCTGGGGGGCCTGGCCGACCTCGACGAGACCCTGACGGACCTTTCAGGCCTGGCCGATGCCTGCCTCGAGTACGCCCTTGCCGTCCTTTATGACCGGCAGTGCAGGACCCTGGGCGTCCCTTTTTCCATCGACGGCATCCAACAATTTTTAGTCGTGCTGGGGCTGGGCAAGCTCGGCGGCGAAGAGCTCAATTTTTCATCGGATATCGACCTCATATTCGCCTACGACCGGCCGGGAAAAACGTCAGGCGGCCAACAGACCATCACCAACGAAGACTTTTTCGTACGGCTTTGTCGCAGCCTTATCCGCACGCTGGGGGAAAGCGGCGCCGATGGCTTTGTGTTCCGCGTGGACATGCGTCTGAGACCGGACGGGGAGAACGGGCCGCTGGTGATGAGCTTCGACAACATGGAAGAATACTACCAGCGCCACGGGAGGGAATGGGAACGCTATGCCTGGATAAAGGCCAGGGTGGCGGCCGGAGACAAACAGGCGGGCAAGCGGCTGATCGAACGCCTGAAACCGTTTGTTTACAGGCGCTACTTGGACTTCGGCATTTTCGAATCGCTCCGGGACATGAAGCAAAAGATTGCCCTGGAGGTCAAGCGCAAGAGCATGGAAGACGATATCAAACTGGGTCCCGGGGGCATTCGTGAAATTGAATTTTTTGGACAGGTGTTCCAGCTGATACGGGGTGGCGTCACCCCCGGGCTCCAGGACCGCCGCATCCGCAGCGTATTGCCGACCCTGGTCCATGAGGGCTATATCGAGCAAGGCGTCTGCACGGAGCTGATCGAAGCCTATCGATTCCTGCGCCGCACCGAACACCGTCTACAGGAATTCAACGATCAGCAGACCCACCGGCTTCCCGAAGGCAGCCCGGCCCGGGCCAGGCTGGCCCTTTCCATGGAATTTTCAGATTGGGAATCGTTTCTGCTGCGGTTGGACCGCCACCGGGGACGCGTCCAGGCCCATTTCGGCAAGCTGCTTGAAACCGAGCGGTCGGTCGCCGTCGATTGTGACGACGATGCCAACCGGGAAGAGCTGGCCTGCCTGTGGCAGGACCTCGACACCGGCCGGCCCGCGCTGGAGGCCCTGGCCCAGTCGGGATACGATGTACCGGAAGAAGTGCTCAACACCCTGGTACAATTCAAAAACAGTCCCAGGACCCGCGCCTTGAGCTATGGCGGAAGGGAGCGCATCGACAAGCTGATACCGCTGCTACTCGAAGGGGCGACTGTCTCGAACAAGCCGGCCGTCATCGTCCAGCGCATCACCGGCCTGCTGGAGGCGATCGAACGGCGCACCAACTACCTGGCCCTGCTGGTCGAAAATCCCAACATCCTGGAGCATCTCATCCGCCTGGCGGATGCCAGCCCGTGGATCATCACCTTTTTATCGCGTCATCCGGTGCTTCTGGACGAGTTACTGGATAGCCGGAGGCTCTATTCCCCGCTCGACAGGGGCAGGCTCCAGCAGGAACTCAGGGAAACCATGGCCCGGATCGATAAGGACGATCTGGAGTACCAGATCGAGGCCCTGTGCATCTTCCGACAGGTGAACACCCTCAAGGTGGCGGCCGCCGACATTACCGAAGTCCTGCCGCTCATGAAAGTCAGCGATTACCTGTCCGACCTGGCGGAAATCATCGTGGATCATGTGGTGAACCTGTGCTGGAATCATCTGACCGCCAGGCACGGCCTGCCCGTGGCCCGCATGGGCGACGCGACCTGCACCAGAGGCTTTGCCGTCATCGCTTACGGCAAGTTGGGCGGCCTGGAACTGGGCTACGGTTCCGATCTGGACCTGGTATTCATTCATGCCGGTGCCGGCGGACTGACCCGCGGCGAAAAACACCCCATTGAAAATTCGCAGTTTTTCTCCAGGTTGGGCCAGCGGGTTATCCACGTCCTCACGGCCAACACGCCGGCCGGAAAAATCTACGATATCGACATGCGCCTGCGGCCCAGCGGCAGCTCGGGTATTCTGGTCAGCCAGTTCGAGGCCTTCGAGACCTATCAGGCTCAGGATGCATGGACCTGGGAGCACCAGGCGCTGCTGAGGGCAAGGGCGCTTGCCGGGGACGGCGGACTGATCGACTGGTTCGAACAAACACGCAAAAAAATCCTGATACGCAAAAAAGATCCGCAAAAATTGCGGCGCGAGGTCGTGGAAATGCGCAAGCGCATGCGCAAATCCCTGTTGAAATACGACCCCGGCACCTTCGACATCAAACAGGGACAGGGCGGCATGGTGGATATCGAATTTCTGGTGCAATACCTCATCCTGCTGCACGCCCATGATTTTCCCGAACTTACGACTTATTCAGACAATGTCAGACAGATAAGGGCCCTCGAAAAAGCCGGCATTCTGAATGAAAACAACGCCTACCTGCTGCGCAGAGCCTATCTCGTCTACCGTGCCACCACGCACCGGCTGAATCTCAAAGAGGCATCCACCGCCCTCTCCGAGGGAACCTACCGGAACCTCCGCAGGCGGATATCGGACGTCTGGTCGGAATATCTCGGCCCGGACGGTTAA
- the glnD gene encoding [protein-PII] uridylyltransferase has translation MTKPYLQISNKLKTDREKLIASIDRLPVIDFLQSHSLILDSYFQQSFEESMVGPRIGLNKNPYAIIALGGYGREEQCVHSDVDILFLFKKHIPDEAVSLIQEIIYPLWDLGLQVGYATRTLSECIGLARKDYEILTPLLDARFICGMSLLFSELMTATREKILRKMSKKVVAWLVRTNAERHQHFGDSTYLLEPNLKEGQGGLRDYHTMLWIGRIKMNIRQARDLEYFGYLSHDEYLTVTEALSFIWNVRNRLHLQAGRKIDQLYFENQIKLAQSLNFKSTNGLQPVEKFLGTLHSKMDFMKQQHLMFLREHALTRKPRYKIKSKKNPGIESIRTKGDTLEFSSSEAILQQPGLLINIFEESTRMSLPLSAEAKRMVSEFSYLVNNRFRSSETVVESFETVLKEPAPTFNVLREMLNTGFLVKLIPEMKGIANRIQYDEYHLYPVDKHLLRTVQALKRFNSDLDESGCSLCGKIWKGLKNRKLLLWAALLHDIGKGELGKDHSSAGAVITRRILKRFGYQPKDIDTVAFLVQEHLLLVKIATRRDIHDEETAIHCARIIKKISRLQMLYLLTVADCVSTGPNAWNEWTATLLRDFFLKIANVLTKGELATQRAVKASEHKKEIVLASATSKAGKEELEKLYHYMSPRYLLYTPDEEILTDIELYRKLGDRSFVWDISRNRMVDSRTVRICAQDRPGLFSQIAGSFTLNNLDILNAQIFTWRNNLALDIFYVKPPPDKLFEKEHWERAERDFQKALAGDLDLSAKLAEKIKTRRTISPKVSKVPHRIVVDNHSSSFFTIIEVFTYDFPGLLFTVTDALYRAGLDIWVAKISTKVDQVVDVFYVRDFDGQKVDSEEQADAIKAAIDARLPKIV, from the coding sequence ATGACGAAACCATATCTGCAAATATCAAACAAACTGAAAACAGATCGAGAAAAGCTCATTGCCTCCATCGACCGTCTGCCGGTGATCGATTTTTTGCAAAGCCACAGCCTGATCCTGGACAGCTATTTCCAGCAGAGCTTCGAAGAAAGCATGGTGGGTCCCAGGATCGGCCTCAATAAAAATCCCTATGCCATCATTGCCCTGGGCGGTTACGGCAGGGAAGAACAGTGCGTGCATTCCGATGTCGACATTCTTTTCCTGTTTAAAAAGCACATTCCCGATGAAGCCGTCAGCCTGATCCAGGAAATCATTTACCCGCTGTGGGATCTCGGGCTCCAGGTCGGATACGCCACCCGGACGCTGAGTGAGTGCATCGGCCTGGCCCGCAAGGACTATGAAATACTGACCCCCCTGCTGGACGCCCGGTTTATCTGCGGCATGTCCCTGCTGTTTTCCGAACTCATGACGGCAACCAGGGAAAAAATTCTGCGAAAGATGTCTAAAAAAGTCGTCGCCTGGCTGGTCAGGACCAATGCGGAACGCCACCAGCATTTCGGCGACTCCACCTACCTTCTCGAACCCAACCTGAAGGAAGGACAGGGTGGATTGCGGGATTACCACACCATGCTCTGGATCGGACGCATCAAGATGAACATTCGGCAGGCCAGGGATCTGGAGTATTTCGGCTACCTCTCCCACGACGAATACCTGACTGTTACCGAAGCGCTCTCCTTCATATGGAACGTGCGCAACCGGCTCCATCTGCAAGCCGGCCGCAAGATCGACCAGCTTTATTTCGAAAACCAGATCAAGCTGGCCCAGTCTCTTAATTTCAAAAGCACCAATGGGCTTCAGCCCGTTGAAAAATTTCTGGGAACGCTGCACAGCAAAATGGACTTTATGAAGCAGCAGCACCTCATGTTTCTGAGAGAACACGCTTTGACCAGGAAACCACGCTATAAAATCAAATCCAAAAAGAACCCGGGCATCGAAAGCATAAGAACAAAGGGCGACACCCTGGAATTCAGCTCTTCCGAAGCCATCCTGCAGCAACCGGGGCTGTTGATCAACATATTCGAGGAAAGCACCAGGATGAGCCTGCCGCTCAGCGCCGAGGCCAAGCGCATGGTGAGCGAATTCAGCTACCTGGTCAACAATCGGTTCAGATCTTCCGAAACCGTGGTCGAGTCTTTCGAAACGGTACTGAAAGAACCCGCCCCCACGTTCAACGTTCTCAGAGAAATGCTGAACACCGGCTTTCTGGTGAAACTGATTCCCGAAATGAAGGGCATCGCCAACAGAATTCAATACGACGAATACCACCTCTACCCGGTAGACAAGCACCTTCTGCGCACGGTGCAGGCTCTGAAAAGATTCAACAGCGACCTGGATGAATCCGGCTGCTCCCTGTGTGGAAAGATATGGAAGGGGTTGAAGAACCGTAAGCTGCTGCTGTGGGCCGCCCTGCTCCATGATATCGGCAAGGGCGAGTTGGGTAAGGACCACTCCAGTGCGGGGGCCGTTATAACCCGCCGGATTCTGAAAAGATTCGGCTACCAACCCAAAGACATCGATACCGTCGCTTTTCTCGTTCAGGAGCACCTTTTGCTGGTCAAGATCGCCACCCGACGCGACATTCACGATGAGGAAACCGCCATCCACTGCGCCAGAATCATCAAAAAGATCAGCAGGCTGCAAATGCTATACCTCCTGACCGTCGCCGACTGCGTCTCCACCGGGCCCAATGCCTGGAATGAATGGACCGCAACCCTTTTGAGGGATTTCTTTCTCAAAATCGCCAATGTGTTGACAAAGGGAGAATTGGCAACACAGCGTGCGGTGAAGGCCTCGGAGCACAAAAAGGAGATCGTGCTGGCATCCGCCACCTCGAAAGCCGGCAAAGAGGAGTTGGAGAAGTTGTACCACTATATGTCGCCCCGTTACCTGCTCTACACGCCGGACGAGGAAATCCTGACGGATATTGAACTGTACCGGAAACTGGGCGACCGTTCCTTCGTTTGGGACATCTCCCGCAACCGGATGGTCGACTCGAGAACGGTGAGGATCTGTGCCCAGGACCGCCCGGGTCTGTTTTCCCAAATTGCCGGCAGCTTCACCCTGAACAATCTCGACATTCTCAACGCCCAGATTTTCACCTGGCGCAACAACCTGGCCCTGGACATTTTTTACGTCAAGCCGCCGCCGGACAAACTTTTCGAAAAGGAGCACTGGGAGCGAGCGGAAAGGGATTTTCAAAAAGCCCTCGCCGGCGACCTGGATCTCTCCGCAAAACTGGCCGAGAAAATAAAGACCCGCCGGACCATCAGCCCCAAGGTGTCCAAGGTGCCGCACCGCATCGTCGTGGACAACCACAGCTCCAGCTTTTTTACCATTATCGAGGTGTTCACCTACGATTTCCCCGGGCTGCTTTTTACCGTTACGGATGCCCTTTACAGGGCCGGGCTGGACATATGGGTCGCCAAGATATCCACCAAGGTGGACCAGGTGGTGGATGTTTTCTACGTCAGGGATTTTGATGGACAAAAAGTGGATTCAGAGGAGCAGGCCGATGCCATCAAAGCCGCCATTGATGCACGTCTCCCCAAGATCGTCTAA
- a CDS encoding P-II family nitrogen regulator produces the protein MKKIEAIIKPFKLDDVKEALNEIGIQGMTISEVKGYGRQKGHKEIYRGAEYVVDFIPKIKIEIVVSSEQADAVVEKIRDAANTGKIGDGKIFIFAVEEAIRVRTGEKGTDAI, from the coding sequence ATGAAAAAAATCGAAGCGATCATTAAACCTTTCAAGCTGGATGACGTGAAGGAGGCCCTGAACGAGATCGGCATTCAGGGAATGACGATCTCGGAAGTCAAAGGCTATGGAAGGCAGAAAGGTCACAAGGAAATTTACCGCGGTGCGGAGTATGTCGTGGACTTCATCCCCAAAATCAAAATCGAAATCGTGGTCTCCTCGGAGCAGGCGGATGCGGTTGTCGAAAAAATCAGGGATGCGGCCAACACCGGCAAGATCGGCGACGGAAAAATATTCATCTTCGCGGTGGAGGAAGCCATTCGCGTCCGCACCGGCGAAAAGGGCACCGACGCCATATGA
- the glnA gene encoding type I glutamate--ammonia ligase, with amino-acid sequence MTAKQVLEMAKEKEAKMVDLRFMDFPGVWQHFSVPVGELDESSFEDGFGFDGSSIRGWQPINASDMLVIPDAATAQIDPFCKEPTLVLVGDIVDPVTREAYTRDPRHIAKKTENYVKSTGIGDTVYIGPEAEFFILDDITFESSKHRAFYEIDSIEGTWNTGRDEAPNLGYKPRHKEGYFPVPPMDKFQDLRTDMVLTLESLGIDVECQHHEVATAGQAEIDMRFKPLLQMADQLMWFKYVLKNVAYRNGNTVTFMPKPLFEDNGSGMHTHISIWKDGNPLFAGEKYAGVSQEALYAIGGILKHCQALCAFTNPTTNSYKRLVPGFEAPVNLAYSSRNRSAAVRIPMYSSSPKAKRIEFRTPDPSCNGYLAFSAMVMAVMDGIENKIDPGDPLDKNIYNLPPEELAEIGSAPGSLDEALAALEADQDFLLKGDVFTQDAIDMWIEYKIENEVNPVRLRPHPHEFFLYYDI; translated from the coding sequence ATGACAGCTAAACAGGTACTGGAAATGGCAAAAGAAAAAGAAGCAAAGATGGTTGATCTGCGATTCATGGACTTCCCCGGCGTATGGCAGCACTTCAGCGTACCCGTAGGTGAATTGGATGAATCCAGTTTCGAAGATGGCTTCGGTTTCGACGGTTCCAGCATTCGTGGCTGGCAACCCATCAACGCCAGCGACATGCTGGTAATTCCGGATGCGGCCACCGCCCAAATCGACCCGTTCTGCAAAGAGCCCACCCTCGTTCTGGTCGGCGACATCGTCGACCCGGTAACGCGCGAGGCCTACACGCGCGATCCCCGCCACATCGCCAAAAAGACCGAAAACTATGTCAAGAGCACCGGCATCGGCGACACCGTGTACATCGGCCCAGAGGCCGAGTTCTTCATCCTGGACGACATCACCTTTGAATCCTCGAAGCACCGCGCCTTTTACGAAATCGATTCCATCGAAGGCACCTGGAACACCGGCCGCGACGAAGCTCCCAACCTGGGCTACAAACCGCGTCACAAGGAAGGTTATTTTCCGGTACCTCCCATGGACAAGTTCCAGGATCTCAGAACCGACATGGTGCTCACCCTCGAAAGCCTGGGCATCGACGTCGAATGCCAGCATCACGAAGTGGCAACGGCCGGGCAGGCGGAAATCGACATGCGCTTCAAGCCCCTCCTGCAGATGGCCGACCAGCTCATGTGGTTTAAATACGTCCTGAAAAATGTGGCCTACCGCAACGGAAACACGGTGACGTTCATGCCCAAGCCCCTGTTTGAAGACAACGGTTCCGGCATGCACACCCACATCAGCATCTGGAAGGACGGCAATCCGTTGTTTGCGGGCGAAAAATATGCCGGTGTTTCTCAGGAAGCCCTCTATGCCATAGGCGGGATACTGAAACACTGCCAGGCCCTATGCGCTTTCACCAACCCGACCACCAACTCATACAAACGCCTGGTTCCCGGCTTCGAAGCCCCGGTCAACCTGGCCTACTCCAGCCGCAACAGGAGCGCCGCGGTTCGTATTCCCATGTACTCTTCGTCACCCAAGGCCAAACGCATCGAGTTCCGGACCCCGGACCCCTCGTGCAACGGCTACCTCGCCTTTTCGGCCATGGTGATGGCCGTGATGGACGGCATCGAAAATAAAATCGACCCGGGCGACCCGCTGGACAAGAACATCTACAACCTGCCGCCGGAAGAGCTGGCCGAAATCGGGTCCGCACCGGGTTCTCTGGATGAAGCCCTCGCCGCGCTAGAGGCCGACCAGGACTTCCTGCTCAAGGGAGATGTCTTCACCCAGGATGCCATCGACATGTGGATCGAGTACAAGATCGAAAACGAGGTCAATCCCGTGAGACTGCGCCCGCACCCTCACGAATTCTTCCTCTACTACGACATTTAA
- a CDS encoding sigma 54-interacting transcriptional regulator encodes MKKIEETTLLYEISKALNEHLDLKTSLYKVLDILSNSMKMERGAVTILDPLRNEINIEVAHGISKKAMERVKYKIGEGITGRVIETGKALAIPKISQEPLFLNRTASRKMKMKDEISFICVPVKRGKQVIGAFSVDKVYDETYSLKKGKNLMAVIATMIAQHVINLETIRIEKDQLREENRRLRGELKNKYRITDIVGNSNKMREVYQMISQVSKSNATVLVRGESGTGKELVANSIHYNSLRAKGPFVKVNCAALPANLIESELFGHEKGAFTGAISKKLGKFEMANKGTIFLDEIGSIGLDVQVRLLRVLQEKEFERVGGHATIKIDVRIIAATNKNLEEAVETETFRGDLYYRLNVFPIYMPPLRERKTDILLLADYFLEKYAKENNKSIKRFSTPAIDMLIDYHWPGNVRELENCIERAVLLCEEGVIHSYNLPPTLQTGTESDTMPTHSLEEAVAKLEKEILIDALKNTRGNVTQASDILKTTVRKFAYKAKRYGVDYRDYR; translated from the coding sequence ATGAAAAAGATAGAAGAAACCACCCTGCTTTATGAGATCAGCAAGGCCCTGAACGAACATCTGGACCTGAAAACGTCATTGTACAAGGTGTTGGACATCCTTTCCAATTCCATGAAAATGGAACGGGGGGCCGTTACCATACTGGATCCCTTGCGGAACGAGATCAACATCGAAGTGGCCCACGGCATTTCAAAAAAAGCCATGGAGCGCGTTAAATACAAAATCGGCGAAGGCATCACCGGGCGCGTGATAGAAACCGGAAAGGCGCTGGCCATTCCTAAAATCAGCCAGGAGCCGCTGTTTCTCAACCGGACCGCCTCGCGCAAAATGAAAATGAAGGATGAGATCTCCTTTATTTGTGTTCCGGTGAAAAGGGGCAAGCAGGTCATCGGGGCATTCAGTGTGGACAAGGTGTATGACGAGACCTATTCCTTGAAAAAAGGCAAGAATCTCATGGCCGTGATTGCCACGATGATTGCTCAACACGTCATCAACCTGGAAACCATCCGCATCGAAAAGGACCAGTTGCGGGAAGAAAACAGAAGGCTCAGGGGCGAACTCAAGAACAAATATCGCATTACCGATATTGTCGGCAACAGCAACAAGATGCGTGAAGTCTATCAGATGATATCCCAGGTATCCAAAAGCAACGCCACGGTACTGGTGCGCGGCGAAAGCGGTACCGGCAAGGAGCTGGTGGCAAATTCCATTCACTACAACAGTTTGAGGGCCAAGGGGCCTTTCGTGAAGGTCAACTGTGCCGCCCTGCCTGCCAACCTGATCGAGAGTGAGCTGTTCGGACATGAAAAAGGGGCCTTTACCGGCGCCATCAGCAAGAAGCTGGGAAAGTTCGAAATGGCCAACAAGGGAACCATTTTCCTCGACGAGATCGGCTCCATCGGGCTGGACGTCCAGGTGCGTCTTTTGCGCGTGCTTCAGGAAAAAGAGTTCGAGCGCGTGGGAGGGCACGCCACCATAAAAATCGACGTGCGCATCATTGCGGCGACCAACAAAAACCTGGAAGAGGCGGTTGAGACGGAAACCTTCAGGGGGGATTTGTACTATCGCCTGAACGTCTTTCCCATCTACATGCCGCCCCTCAGAGAGCGCAAAACCGACATCCTGCTGCTGGCGGATTATTTCCTGGAGAAATACGCCAAGGAGAACAATAAGTCCATCAAGCGCTTTTCCACGCCGGCCATCGACATGCTGATCGACTACCACTGGCCGGGAAATGTCCGGGAACTGGAAAACTGCATCGAACGGGCCGTTCTGCTCTGCGAGGAAGGGGTGATCCACAGCTACAACCTGCCGCCGACGCTGCAGACGGGAACGGAGTCCGATACCATGCCGACCCACTCCCTGGAGGAGGCTGTGGCCAAACTCGAAAAGGAGATTCTCATCGATGCTTTGAAAAACACCCGGGGGAACGTGACCCAGGCGTCGGACATACTCAAGACGACCGTCAGGAAATTTGCCTACAAGGCCAAACGTTACGGGGTGGATTACCGGGACTACAGATAA